Proteins encoded together in one Apteryx mantelli isolate bAptMan1 unplaced genomic scaffold, bAptMan1.hap1 HAP1_SCAFFOLD_20, whole genome shotgun sequence window:
- the LOC136996115 gene encoding olfactory receptor 14C36-like — translation LAALLGNGLIITAVACDHHLHSPMYFFLLNLSLLDLGTISIIVPKSMANSLWDTRSISYLGCVVQLFLIMFFLSAEYSLLTVMAYDRFAAICKPLHYGTIMGSRACVKMAAAAWASGFLNSVLHTAKTFSMPLCEGNVVDQFFCDVPGVLKLSCSDSYLRMVWAVVISVSLGFGCFIFIVLSYVQIFTAVLRIPSEQGRHKAFSTCLPHLAVVSLFICTVIFSALKPPSLSSPALDLVLAVLYSVVPPTVNPLIYSMRNKELKDALR, via the coding sequence ctggctgccctcctgggcaacggcctcatcatcacagctgtagcctgcgaccaccacctccactcccccatgtacttcttcctcctcaacctctccctcctcgaccttggcacaatctccatcattgtccccaaatccatggccaattctctgtgggataccaggtccatttcctacttgggatgtgttgtccagctctttctcattatgtttttcctttcagctgagtattctcttctcacagtcatggcctacgaccgctttgctgccatctgcaagcccctgcactacgggaccatcatgggcagcagagcttgtgtcaaaatggcagcagctgcctgggccagtggttttctcaattctgtgctgcacactgctaaaacattttcaatgccactctgcgaaggcaatgttgtggaccagttcttctgtgacgTTCCTGgggtcctcaagctctcctgctcagactcctacctcaggatgGTTTGGGCAGTTGTAATTAGTGTttctttaggctttgggtgtttcattttcattgtgctgtcctacgtgcagatcttcactgctgtgctgaggatcccctctgagcagggacgacacaaagccttttccacgtgcctccctcacctggctgtggtctccctgtttatctgcactgtaattttttctgccctgaagcccccctccctctcctccccagctctggacctggtgctggctgttctgtactcggtggtgcctccaacagtgaacccactcatctacagcatgaggaacaaggagctcaaagacgcactgagg